Proteins from one Flammeovirgaceae bacterium genomic window:
- a CDS encoding patatin-like phospholipase family protein, with translation MNKLFSILLAITLVSLGAKAQRVGLVLSGGGAKGLAHIGVLKALEENEIPIDYVVGTSMGGIVAGAYAAGMSPYQIEDIVLSDEFMGWITGELEKGYNYQYSKKEDCPSFIRFNISLDSAYGFLLNSSIASDLSLNFALAEKFAEASAISRNNFDSLFIPLRVVAADIFTQTEVVLKDGILSDALRATQTVPFFYHPIKVDNKYLFDGGVYNNFPIDVMEKEFNPQVIIGSNVSTKVFDEYPYGEDDKLVSKSLLYMLLDKSDPARVPESGVYIQPNLKTYSAFDFKYAKRMIDSGYQQALRQIDEIKKKIPERRTCESVAVARNLFNSKSIPWVVEGIKYKKFNSKQRKYLNRIFQNKKHPLYFSDIKKSYFKLVSEDYFKNVYPSIVYDTATKAFDFVLSRRPQNNFQVDFGGVIATRDFSTMFLGLHYYYFNRALIHTSLNFYAGSFAKSAEAKYRMDLPYFGRFYIEPQATFNAWDYLEGRDVVIDRFSPTVLDRIDRKVGVSIGFPMGRQYKATVHGFYLNNDDKYINTNVIASIDTLDMMRLDGFRTGISLSTGTLNRKQYASSGKSYSFNADWFSVKENYVPGSTSTLGTPVKKSHSWVRARMALEQYFKTGFYSSGYYLEGVLSNQPLFTNYQGSLINAPAFNPMQDSKTLLLQNFRAYNYLAGGWRNVFALRNKLDFRLEGYLFKPLEAIVEGQNQEAVLDGSFNKIFFAGTAGLVYHSTVGPISLSFNYYDDPESQLGVLLHVGFLLFNKASME, from the coding sequence ATGAATAAACTTTTTTCAATACTCTTGGCTATCACCCTGGTCTCGTTGGGCGCAAAAGCGCAGCGGGTGGGGTTGGTGCTGAGCGGGGGCGGGGCCAAGGGGCTTGCCCACATTGGGGTGTTAAAGGCCTTGGAGGAAAACGAGATACCGATAGATTATGTGGTGGGCACTTCCATGGGCGGCATTGTGGCCGGGGCCTATGCCGCGGGGATGAGCCCGTACCAAATTGAAGACATTGTCCTTTCGGACGAATTTATGGGTTGGATCACCGGGGAGTTGGAAAAAGGCTACAACTATCAATACAGCAAGAAGGAGGATTGTCCTTCTTTCATCAGGTTCAATATTTCCCTGGACTCGGCCTATGGTTTTTTGCTCAACAGCAGTATCGCCAGCGACCTTTCGCTCAACTTTGCCCTGGCCGAAAAGTTTGCGGAGGCATCGGCCATCTCCAGGAACAATTTTGACAGCCTGTTTATTCCATTGCGCGTGGTGGCCGCAGACATTTTCACCCAAACGGAGGTGGTATTGAAAGACGGGATATTGAGCGATGCCCTGCGCGCCACCCAAACCGTTCCATTCTTTTACCATCCCATTAAAGTGGACAACAAATACCTGTTTGATGGCGGGGTTTACAACAATTTCCCCATCGATGTGATGGAAAAGGAATTTAACCCCCAGGTCATTATTGGTTCCAACGTTTCCACCAAAGTATTTGATGAATACCCCTACGGTGAAGACGATAAACTGGTCTCCAAATCGCTGCTTTATATGTTGCTGGACAAATCGGATCCGGCAAGGGTGCCCGAAAGTGGGGTGTACATCCAGCCCAACCTCAAAACCTACTCGGCATTTGATTTTAAATATGCAAAGCGGATGATCGACAGCGGTTACCAGCAGGCCTTGCGGCAGATCGATGAGATCAAAAAGAAAATCCCCGAAAGGCGCACGTGCGAGTCGGTGGCGGTGGCAAGGAACCTGTTCAACAGCAAATCCATTCCCTGGGTCGTTGAAGGCATTAAGTACAAAAAATTCAACTCCAAGCAGCGCAAGTACCTGAACAGGATTTTTCAAAACAAAAAACACCCGCTGTATTTCAGTGACATCAAGAAGAGCTACTTCAAGCTTGTCTCGGAAGACTACTTTAAGAACGTGTACCCCAGCATTGTCTATGATACCGCCACGAAAGCGTTTGATTTTGTGCTTTCGCGAAGGCCTCAAAACAATTTTCAGGTGGATTTTGGTGGTGTGATCGCCACGCGGGATTTCAGCACCATGTTCCTGGGGCTTCACTACTACTATTTTAACCGTGCCCTCATCCATACCAGCCTGAATTTCTATGCCGGAAGTTTTGCGAAATCGGCAGAGGCAAAGTACAGGATGGACCTGCCTTACTTTGGGCGGTTTTACATTGAGCCGCAGGCGACCTTCAATGCATGGGACTACCTGGAAGGCCGGGACGTTGTCATAGATAGGTTTTCCCCTACCGTGCTGGACCGGATAGACCGGAAAGTGGGCGTAAGCATTGGGTTTCCCATGGGCAGGCAATACAAGGCCACGGTACATGGGTTTTATTTAAACAATGACGACAAGTACATCAATACGAACGTGATTGCCTCCATAGACACCCTGGACATGATGCGGCTGGACGGGTTCCGGACCGGGATAAGCCTGTCCACAGGCACCCTGAACAGAAAGCAGTATGCCAGCTCGGGCAAATCCTACTCCTTTAATGCAGACTGGTTTTCGGTCAAGGAAAACTATGTTCCAGGGTCTACCTCCACGTTGGGCACCCCCGTGAAAAAAAGCCACTCTTGGGTGCGTGCCCGCATGGCATTGGAGCAATATTTTAAGACGGGCTTCTACAGTTCGGGCTATTATTTGGAAGGCGTTCTTTCCAACCAGCCCCTTTTCACCAATTATCAGGGATCGTTGATCAACGCCCCCGCGTTCAACCCAATGCAGGACAGCAAAACGCTGCTGTTACAAAATTTCAGGGCTTACAATTACCTGGCCGGTGGATGGCGAAATGTTTTTGCCTTACGGAACAAACTGGATTTCCGCCTGGAAGGGTACCTGTTCAAGCCCCTGGAGGCAATTGTGGAAGGGCAAAACCAGGAAGCCGTCCTGGACGGTTCGTTCAATAAAATTTTCTTTGCCGGAACGGCCGGATTGGTCTACCACAGCACCGTGGGGCCCATTAGCCTTAGCTTCAATTACTATGACGACCCTGAAAGCCAACTGGGGGTATTGCTCCATGTAGGTTTTCTCCTGTTCAATAAGGCGTCCATGGAGTAA
- a CDS encoding OmpA family protein, whose protein sequence is MNRILPIAAFALLAHGAILGQQVQWGTKVIDFSSELTPVQYAAKQILGKPNVLPAGGQNPNAWTPDKPKRKEFIKIGYDNHLQIQQVAIAESHNPSGLANLYLYDDQDNEYLVHTFNPASIPLKGRMLNVFMEKTPYKVAAVKLEFDGAALPDYFSIDAVGITDSEYPIIANISIPELLSQGLVVERLDGNVNSDYSELNPLLSPDGKTLYFSRRNHPENMGGTTDKEDIWYSELREDGTWSLAKNMGPLFNNNNPNFINAVSATPDGKSVIILLGNKYQKDGKMVAGVSVSDNLSGTWSTPKPLNIEDDYNFNEKANYFMANTRTALLMSVEREDSRGDRDLYVSFQKNDSLWSAPLNLGDIINTAGEESAPFLASDNKTLYFSSNGFSGFGGSDVYMSKRLDDTWTNWSEPENMGPDINSELNDLFFNIPSTSEYAYYSREVAIDNADVYRVKLPVFMSPEPIVVVRGKLIDAKTGEPISAKIIYEKLPEGTEVGVAHSDPETGEYEIHLPGGQLYGVRAEAKGHISENQNLDLRNIKQDGVTRNQDMRLEPIEVAKIEPEATINLNNIFFDFDKSTLKPESFPELNRIVALMGERPTLEVEISGHADATGPEEYNLGLSERRAKSVARYLTGKGVPKERIKVAFYGETKPVESNETREGRRKNRRVEFKILKL, encoded by the coding sequence ATGAATAGAATTTTACCAATTGCTGCTTTTGCCCTTTTGGCACATGGGGCCATACTGGGCCAGCAGGTCCAATGGGGGACAAAAGTGATTGATTTTTCTTCGGAACTCACCCCGGTACAGTATGCGGCAAAGCAAATATTAGGCAAGCCAAATGTATTGCCGGCCGGGGGCCAAAACCCGAACGCCTGGACGCCCGATAAGCCAAAAAGGAAAGAGTTTATAAAAATTGGCTACGACAACCACCTCCAGATACAGCAGGTGGCCATTGCCGAGTCGCACAACCCCAGTGGGCTGGCGAACCTTTATTTATATGACGACCAGGACAACGAATATTTGGTCCACACCTTTAACCCTGCGTCCATTCCCCTGAAAGGCAGGATGTTGAACGTATTTATGGAGAAAACGCCCTATAAGGTGGCCGCTGTCAAATTGGAGTTTGACGGGGCCGCATTGCCGGACTACTTTTCAATTGATGCGGTGGGCATTACCGACTCCGAATACCCGATCATTGCCAACATTTCCATACCCGAACTGCTCAGCCAGGGCCTTGTCGTGGAGCGGCTTGACGGGAACGTGAACAGTGATTACAGCGAGCTTAACCCACTGCTTTCGCCCGATGGGAAGACCCTGTACTTTAGCAGGAGGAACCATCCTGAAAACATGGGCGGGACAACCGACAAGGAAGACATCTGGTATTCGGAACTGAGGGAAGACGGCACCTGGAGCCTCGCCAAAAACATGGGGCCGCTGTTCAACAACAATAACCCTAACTTTATCAATGCGGTTTCGGCCACGCCCGATGGAAAGTCGGTGATCATTTTGCTGGGCAATAAATACCAAAAGGATGGAAAAATGGTGGCCGGGGTTTCCGTAAGCGATAACCTTAGCGGGACGTGGTCCACGCCCAAGCCTTTGAACATTGAAGACGATTATAATTTCAATGAAAAAGCCAATTACTTTATGGCCAATACGCGCACCGCACTGCTGATGTCCGTGGAGCGTGAAGACTCCAGGGGGGACCGGGACTTGTACGTGAGCTTTCAGAAAAACGACAGCCTGTGGTCAGCGCCCCTGAACCTGGGCGACATCATCAACACGGCCGGGGAAGAGTCGGCACCCTTCCTGGCCTCCGACAACAAGACGCTGTATTTTTCCTCCAACGGCTTTAGCGGGTTTGGCGGCAGCGATGTGTACATGTCCAAGCGCCTGGATGATACCTGGACGAATTGGTCGGAGCCGGAAAACATGGGCCCTGACATCAACTCCGAACTCAACGATTTGTTTTTTAACATTCCTTCCACAAGTGAATATGCCTATTATTCCAGGGAGGTCGCCATTGACAATGCGGATGTGTACCGTGTAAAACTGCCGGTGTTCATGAGCCCTGAACCGATAGTGGTGGTGAGGGGAAAACTGATTGACGCAAAGACCGGGGAGCCTATTTCGGCAAAGATCATTTATGAAAAATTGCCTGAAGGCACCGAAGTAGGGGTTGCCCACTCCGATCCCGAAACGGGCGAATATGAGATACATTTGCCGGGGGGGCAGTTGTATGGCGTGCGGGCCGAGGCTAAAGGCCATATTTCCGAGAACCAAAACCTGGATTTGCGCAACATCAAACAAGATGGCGTAACCCGGAACCAGGACATGCGCCTTGAGCCAATAGAAGTGGCCAAGATCGAGCCGGAGGCGACCATCAATTTGAACAACATATTCTTTGATTTTGACAAGTCCACGCTTAAGCCCGAATCCTTCCCTGAATTGAACCGGATCGTGGCCCTGATGGGCGAAAGGCCAACCTTGGAGGTGGAAATTTCGGGGCATGCCGATGCCACCGGGCCGGAAGAATACAACCTCGGATTGTCGGAGAGACGGGCAAAATCCGTGGCGCGGTATTTGACGGGCAAAGGTGTGCCAAAAGAACGCATAAAGGTTGCCTTCTATGGCGAAACCAAGCCTGTGGAATCCAACGAAACACGCGAGGGCCGCAGGAAGAACCGCAGGGTGGAGTTTAAAATTTTAAAATTGTAA
- a CDS encoding OmpA family protein, translating into MKGKLLLLWFVAVMAAGHAQDADTLVYAVGKITSAETKEPVEARITYQSLPYGSVVGTLNGSSYKFPLFRDRYSITVEAVGYAPSKYLLDPAEAGGDRRLVKDIELGLPNSALDVAHETHTEGTVLVLKELIFEQGRAKIGTNSHAELDKVVVMMNQNPNMVIQLEGHTDTRGNPKANLKLSQARVDAVKDYLVSKDIPKGRIKTKAFGGTAPVSLEDTEEAHRLNRRVELRIIKN; encoded by the coding sequence ATGAAAGGAAAGCTTCTTTTGCTTTGGTTTGTTGCCGTGATGGCCGCTGGTCATGCCCAGGATGCCGACACGTTGGTGTATGCGGTGGGCAAAATTACCAGTGCCGAAACCAAAGAGCCCGTGGAGGCCCGTATCACTTACCAAAGCCTGCCCTATGGCAGCGTGGTTGGCACTTTGAACGGGAGCAGCTATAAATTCCCGTTGTTTCGCGATAGGTACTCCATTACCGTGGAAGCCGTGGGTTATGCACCCTCCAAGTACTTGCTCGACCCGGCCGAGGCCGGGGGGGACCGCAGGCTGGTCAAAGACATAGAGTTGGGGCTACCAAACAGTGCCCTGGATGTGGCCCATGAAACCCACACCGAAGGCACGGTATTGGTGTTGAAGGAATTGATCTTCGAACAGGGACGGGCAAAAATTGGCACCAACTCCCATGCCGAACTTGACAAAGTGGTGGTCATGATGAACCAAAACCCCAATATGGTCATCCAATTGGAAGGGCATACCGACACGCGCGGAAACCCCAAGGCCAACTTGAAACTATCACAAGCCCGCGTGGACGCGGTAAAAGATTACCTCGTGTCCAAAGATATCCCCAAGGGCAGGATTAAGACCAAGGCATTTGGCGGCACGGCACCGGTTTCATTGGAAGACACGGAAGAGGCCCACCGCCTGAACCGCAGGGTTGAGCTCCGCATTATTAAAAACTGA
- a CDS encoding aldehyde dehydrogenase family protein: MEVENAVRTESQKAKEAFATLKKRYSQEGPSSIAGRKKALKKLLGWVMANRGRIKEAVHRDFQKPAVEVDISEVYPVVGEIKHALNNLGQWTRPVKVEATISYLGTRSEIRYEPKGVCLVLSPWNFPFNLSVGPLVSCLAAGNVAVLKPSELTPHTSQLIAEMVEEVFDGEVTVLQGGEEVATGLLSLPFDHIFFTGSPRVGKIVMRAAAAHLASVTLELGGKSPAIVHSSARINEAAKRIAFGKFLNNGQTCIAPDYLLVHESVKDDLIAALISQTKKMFGDGTDISPHSPSYGRIVNGHHFDRLREMVEEAVAHGAKVELSGDRDPATRFFYPVILSGALAGTRVMEEEIFGPVLPIVTFKHEAEAIEMVNAKPKPLALYVFGANKKFWENVLCHTSAGTACINDCVLQFTHPNLPFGGANNSGIGKSHGYFGFLAFSNEKAVLRQKRGFALSYLFYPPFTKRMKMLLEPIIKWF; the protein is encoded by the coding sequence ATGGAGGTGGAAAATGCGGTACGTACGGAAAGTCAAAAGGCGAAGGAGGCTTTTGCCACCTTAAAGAAAAGGTATTCACAGGAGGGCCCTTCATCCATAGCTGGCAGGAAAAAAGCCCTGAAAAAACTTTTGGGTTGGGTGATGGCCAACCGTGGCCGGATAAAGGAGGCGGTGCACCGCGACTTTCAAAAGCCTGCGGTGGAGGTGGATATTTCCGAGGTGTACCCGGTGGTGGGGGAAATAAAGCACGCACTGAACAACCTCGGCCAATGGACCCGCCCTGTAAAAGTGGAAGCCACCATCAGTTATCTGGGCACCAGGTCCGAAATCCGCTATGAGCCCAAAGGGGTATGCCTGGTCCTTTCGCCTTGGAATTTCCCTTTCAACCTATCGGTGGGGCCGCTGGTATCGTGCCTGGCTGCCGGCAACGTGGCGGTGCTGAAGCCTTCGGAATTAACCCCGCACACTTCCCAACTCATAGCGGAAATGGTGGAAGAAGTGTTCGATGGTGAAGTAACGGTGTTGCAGGGTGGCGAGGAGGTGGCCACCGGGCTGCTGTCCCTGCCGTTTGACCATATCTTTTTTACCGGGAGCCCACGTGTGGGCAAAATTGTGATGAGGGCGGCCGCGGCCCACCTGGCTTCCGTAACCCTGGAGTTGGGGGGCAAGTCCCCGGCCATTGTCCATTCCTCGGCTCGGATCAACGAAGCGGCAAAAAGGATTGCCTTTGGAAAATTTTTGAACAACGGGCAAACCTGCATTGCGCCCGATTACCTTCTGGTGCATGAAAGCGTGAAGGACGACCTCATTGCCGCCCTTATATCGCAAACAAAAAAAATGTTTGGGGATGGCACCGATATTTCCCCTCACAGCCCTTCTTATGGAAGGATAGTGAACGGCCATCATTTTGACCGGCTAAGGGAAATGGTGGAAGAGGCGGTTGCCCATGGGGCAAAGGTGGAATTGTCCGGTGACAGGGATCCCGCAACCAGGTTTTTTTACCCTGTCATCCTGTCGGGGGCCCTGGCAGGCACCCGGGTGATGGAAGAAGAAATCTTTGGCCCCGTGCTGCCCATTGTTACTTTCAAACACGAAGCGGAAGCCATTGAAATGGTCAACGCCAAGCCAAAACCCCTTGCCCTTTACGTGTTTGGGGCCAACAAAAAATTCTGGGAAAACGTGTTGTGCCACACTTCTGCGGGGACTGCCTGCATAAACGATTGTGTTTTGCAATTTACCCACCCTAACCTTCCGTTTGGCGGGGCAAACAACAGCGGGATCGGGAAGTCGCATGGCTATTTTGGGTTCCTGGCTTTTTCCAACGAAAAGGCGGTGCTCAGGCAAAAGAGGGGTTTTGCGCTTTCCTACCTGTTTTACCCACCCTTTACAAAGCGAATGAAAATGCTCCTCGAGCCCATTATAAAGTGGTTTTAA
- a CDS encoding M20/M25/M40 family metallo-hydrolase, which translates to MKTLLTYFLMATVAIAGQAQKQKDKVDFKTDYEKEVKKLAESKPIQEAFKAIDELEPQTQQDLILLTEIPAPPFMEEERGRQFKKMLEEAGADKVWVDEVGNVIALRKGKTGGKVVALDAHLDTVFPEGTDVKVKVSGDTLKAPGIGDDTRGLAVVIAVLRAMEKANVETSADVLLIGSVGEEGLGDLRGVKHIFEKGDLKIDSWISIDGGEIGRMVTGGLGSIRYKVTFKGPGGHSWGAFGLANPHHALGKAIDIFSEAATKYTSSGPKVSYNVGRIGGGTSVNSIPFESWMEVDMRSVEPERLKKIDEIFKASMKQALAEYNKEVKKGPPLTMDMEVIGLRPSGVQKDELAVIQRSMAAAKYFGAEPSISPSSTNSNIPISLGIPSITIGRGGVGGGAHSLHEWWMNKNGAEAIKFALLLTVAEAGMEK; encoded by the coding sequence ATGAAGACGCTACTTACCTATTTCCTGATGGCCACAGTCGCAATTGCCGGCCAGGCACAAAAGCAAAAAGACAAGGTTGACTTTAAAACGGACTATGAAAAGGAAGTCAAAAAACTGGCCGAAAGCAAGCCCATCCAGGAGGCGTTCAAAGCCATTGATGAGCTGGAGCCTCAAACCCAACAAGACCTGATACTGCTGACGGAAATTCCCGCGCCTCCCTTTATGGAAGAAGAGCGCGGCAGGCAGTTTAAAAAAATGTTGGAAGAAGCGGGTGCCGACAAAGTGTGGGTGGATGAAGTGGGAAATGTTATTGCCTTGCGAAAAGGCAAGACAGGGGGCAAGGTGGTCGCCCTGGATGCCCACCTGGATACCGTCTTTCCCGAAGGCACGGACGTGAAAGTAAAGGTAAGCGGGGATACGCTAAAGGCCCCGGGGATTGGTGATGATACCCGGGGATTGGCCGTGGTGATTGCCGTTTTGCGCGCCATGGAAAAAGCCAACGTGGAAACCTCAGCAGACGTGCTGTTGATAGGCTCAGTGGGCGAGGAGGGGTTGGGCGACCTGCGTGGCGTGAAACATATTTTTGAAAAAGGCGACCTTAAGATCGATTCCTGGATATCCATTGATGGAGGGGAGATAGGCAGGATGGTGACCGGGGGCCTCGGCTCCATCCGCTATAAAGTAACCTTTAAAGGCCCTGGTGGCCACTCCTGGGGGGCCTTTGGCTTGGCCAACCCGCACCACGCCCTGGGAAAGGCCATTGATATATTTTCCGAAGCGGCCACAAAGTATACCTCCAGCGGCCCCAAAGTAAGCTACAATGTGGGGAGGATCGGGGGTGGCACCTCTGTCAATTCCATTCCATTTGAGTCATGGATGGAAGTGGACATGCGGTCCGTGGAACCGGAAAGGCTGAAGAAAATTGACGAAATATTCAAGGCCTCCATGAAGCAGGCGTTGGCGGAATACAACAAAGAAGTGAAAAAAGGGCCACCCCTTACCATGGACATGGAAGTTATAGGACTGCGTCCTTCTGGGGTACAAAAGGATGAGTTGGCCGTGATACAGCGGTCGATGGCTGCCGCCAAATATTTTGGGGCCGAGCCCTCCATTTCGCCCAGCTCCACCAACTCCAACATTCCCATATCGTTGGGGATCCCTTCCATCACCATTGGCCGTGGCGGGGTAGGGGGCGGTGCGCACTCCCTGCACGAATGGTGGATGAACAAAAATGGCGCAGAGGCAATAAAGTTTGCCTTGCTGCTTACGGTGGCCGAAGCAGGCATGGAAAAGTAA
- a CDS encoding peptidase dimerization domain-containing protein → MKIFYTALFSAALTMGLAQAPKLSPKKIAAIKAEAGAKIDEQAKMAQVMVDKVFSFSELGFQEYETAKYITGILKDNGFSIEMGIAGIPTAWMAKWGSGKPVIALGSDVDCIPKASQKPGVAYHDPIIEGAPGHGEGHNSGVPLNVLAAITAKEIMERDNLPGTLVLWPGIAEEQLGTKAYYTRDGYFDNVDVCLFTHVSSNLGVSWGDAWGTGMISVEYTFSGESAHSAGAPWRGRSAADAVELMSIGWQYQREHLDPLQRSHHIISNGGDQPNVVPSKASIWFYFRQITYPEIMELYAKGNKMAEGAALMTNTSVERRILGSAWPRHFNKTVATTMYENIKAVGLPTWSEEDQMLAKAVQKEVGSKRETDGMPMKISELGGPVTTPQSGGSDDIGDISWKVPTVTLGYPSNIPGLQGHHWSNAIAMATPIAHKGVVAGAKVQAMTILDLVARPELVESAWKYFKEEQSAKIKYQPMIGKEDKPAIYLNEKIMKEFKPELQKYYYDETKYGSYMEQLGITYPTLRKQD, encoded by the coding sequence ATGAAAATCTTTTATACTGCCCTCTTTAGTGCCGCACTGACGATGGGGCTGGCGCAAGCCCCCAAACTTTCCCCCAAAAAGATTGCCGCCATAAAGGCCGAGGCCGGGGCGAAAATCGATGAACAGGCCAAGATGGCCCAGGTAATGGTGGACAAGGTATTCAGCTTTTCCGAACTGGGGTTTCAGGAATATGAAACCGCCAAGTACATCACGGGGATTTTAAAGGACAATGGCTTTTCCATTGAAATGGGAATAGCGGGAATACCCACGGCCTGGATGGCAAAATGGGGCAGTGGCAAGCCTGTGATCGCGTTGGGCAGCGATGTGGACTGTATCCCCAAGGCATCGCAAAAACCAGGGGTGGCCTACCATGACCCTATTATTGAGGGCGCGCCTGGCCACGGGGAAGGGCACAACTCCGGGGTGCCATTAAACGTGCTGGCCGCCATTACGGCAAAGGAGATCATGGAGCGGGACAACTTGCCAGGGACTTTGGTGCTGTGGCCGGGCATTGCAGAGGAACAATTGGGAACAAAGGCGTACTACACGCGCGATGGCTATTTTGACAACGTTGACGTTTGCCTTTTTACGCATGTAAGTTCCAATTTGGGCGTTTCGTGGGGCGATGCCTGGGGCACGGGGATGATCTCCGTGGAGTACACGTTCAGTGGCGAATCGGCCCACTCGGCAGGGGCGCCCTGGAGGGGCCGCAGTGCCGCGGATGCCGTGGAGTTGATGAGCATAGGATGGCAATACCAACGCGAACACCTGGACCCCCTGCAACGTTCCCACCATATTATTTCCAATGGGGGCGACCAGCCCAATGTGGTGCCCTCCAAGGCCTCCATTTGGTTTTACTTCCGTCAGATCACCTACCCGGAAATCATGGAATTGTATGCGAAAGGCAACAAGATGGCCGAAGGGGCTGCCCTGATGACCAATACCTCCGTGGAGCGCAGGATATTGGGTTCTGCCTGGCCGCGCCATTTTAACAAAACGGTGGCCACCACCATGTACGAAAACATCAAGGCCGTAGGGTTGCCCACCTGGAGCGAGGAAGACCAAATGCTGGCCAAAGCGGTACAAAAGGAAGTGGGCTCAAAGCGGGAAACCGATGGAATGCCGATGAAAATAAGCGAACTGGGAGGGCCTGTCACCACTCCCCAAAGCGGGGGATCGGACGATATTGGCGACATATCATGGAAAGTCCCTACCGTTACCCTGGGGTACCCTTCCAACATACCCGGATTGCAAGGCCACCACTGGTCCAATGCCATCGCCATGGCCACGCCCATCGCACATAAAGGAGTGGTGGCAGGGGCCAAGGTGCAGGCCATGACCATCCTGGACCTGGTGGCCCGGCCCGAACTTGTTGAAAGTGCGTGGAAATATTTTAAGGAAGAGCAGTCGGCCAAGATAAAATACCAGCCCATGATTGGCAAAGAGGACAAGCCCGCGATTTATCTGAACGAAAAAATCATGAAGGAATTTAAGCCGGAACTCCAAAAGTATTACTATGACGAAACGAAATATGGAAGCTATATGGAGCAGTTGGGAATAACCTATCCCACATTAAGGAAGCAGGACTAA
- a CDS encoding SRPBCC domain-containing protein, with product MKDFKKYFILSAPPEDVFLALTNPATIQLWSGERAEMSTEAGSEFSLWEGSITGRNLEFIEGKKIVQQWYFGDQQEDSIVTILLHQHQKGTSVELRHTNIPDEAFEDIVEGWNEEYFGALADFYEGDVL from the coding sequence ATGAAGGATTTTAAAAAATATTTTATTCTATCTGCCCCACCGGAAGATGTCTTCCTTGCCCTTACCAACCCCGCCACCATACAGCTATGGTCGGGGGAACGGGCGGAGATGTCAACGGAGGCCGGCTCCGAATTTTCCCTCTGGGAAGGGAGCATTACCGGCAGGAACCTGGAATTTATCGAAGGGAAAAAGATCGTGCAGCAATGGTACTTTGGCGACCAGCAGGAGGATTCCATAGTCACCATCTTGCTGCACCAGCACCAAAAGGGGACCTCCGTGGAGTTGCGGCATACAAACATACCAGATGAAGCTTTCGAGGATATTGTAGAAGGATGGAACGAAGAGTATTTTGGTGCCCTGGCCGATTTTTACGAAGGTGATGTCCTGTAA